A section of the Saccharopolyspora gregorii genome encodes:
- the rfbD gene encoding dTDP-4-dehydrorhamnose reductase, producing the protein MTEREAGPITGPDEIALLVPGGRGQLGRELHRRAQGRLGLVHAPGSGELDVRDEQDVTDAVDSFAETARDNNLRPVVVNAAAHTAVDAAEGEPERAAAINEAGAAALARACAVRRVPLVHLSTDYVFDGTADVPYEPSDETGPRTAYGRTKLAGERAVLAAADRAWVVRASWVYGAGGGNFVKTMVRLAGERERVTVVDDQVGGPTWTGDLAAGLLELAGLLVERRDPADRVLHCTNSGRASWYEFARAVFAEIGADPDRVLPCATADFPRPAPRPAYSVLSPRAWNAAGLSPLRDWRSALAAAFEVDGAALRGEG; encoded by the coding sequence AAGCGGGCCCGATCACCGGGCCGGACGAGATCGCGCTGCTGGTGCCGGGCGGCCGCGGTCAGCTGGGCCGCGAACTGCACCGCCGGGCGCAGGGCCGCCTCGGCCTGGTGCACGCGCCCGGTTCCGGCGAGCTCGACGTCCGCGACGAGCAGGACGTCACCGACGCGGTGGACTCGTTCGCCGAGACCGCGCGGGACAACAACCTCCGGCCCGTCGTCGTCAACGCCGCCGCGCACACCGCGGTGGACGCCGCCGAAGGCGAGCCGGAACGGGCCGCGGCGATCAACGAGGCGGGTGCCGCGGCGCTGGCCCGCGCCTGCGCGGTGCGCCGGGTGCCGCTGGTGCACCTGTCCACCGACTACGTCTTCGACGGCACCGCCGACGTGCCCTACGAGCCGTCCGACGAGACCGGCCCGCGCACCGCGTACGGGCGCACGAAGCTCGCCGGGGAGCGCGCGGTCCTCGCCGCCGCCGACCGGGCCTGGGTGGTGCGCGCCTCCTGGGTGTACGGCGCCGGGGGCGGGAACTTCGTCAAGACGATGGTGCGGCTCGCCGGCGAGCGTGAGCGGGTGACGGTGGTCGACGACCAGGTCGGCGGCCCCACCTGGACCGGCGACCTGGCGGCCGGGCTGCTGGAGCTGGCCGGGCTGCTGGTCGAACGCCGCGATCCGGCCGACCGGGTGCTGCACTGCACGAACTCCGGGCGGGCCAGCTGGTACGAGTTCGCCCGCGCCGTGTTCGCCGAGATCGGCGCCGACCCGGACCGGGTGCTGCCGTGCGCCACCGCCGACTTCCCGCGTCCCGCGCCGCGGCCCGCTTACTCGGTGCTCTCGCCGCGCGCGTGGAACGCGGCCGGGCTGAGCCCGCTGCGGGACTGGCGTTCGGCGCTGGCGGCGGCGTTCGAGGTGGACGGCGCGGCGCTGCGCGGCGAGGGCTGA